In Bartonella bovis 91-4, the following proteins share a genomic window:
- a CDS encoding HigA family addiction module antitoxin produces the protein MKSYIAIHPGEILREEYLKEYALSAYALAKALNVPRTRIERIVAENSPITPDTALRLAYFFDTTAEFWLNMQAAYDVNVLQTEKADEFAKIDKFKQMA, from the coding sequence ATGAAAAGTTACATAGCGATCCATCCTGGAGAAATTCTACGGGAAGAATATTTAAAAGAATACGCCCTTTCTGCTTATGCTCTTGCTAAAGCATTGAATGTTCCACGTACCCGGATAGAGCGTATTGTTGCTGAAAATAGCCCTATAACTCCTGATACAGCGCTAAGATTGGCCTATTTTTTTGATACCACAGCTGAGTTCTGGCTTAACATGCAAGCTGCTTACGACGTTAATGTACTACAAACTGAAAAAGCTGACGAATTTGCCAAAATAGATAAATTTAAACAAATGGCTTAA
- a CDS encoding aegerolysin family protein: MNYKYIAITMIAFIISGCTSFHSENTKNMFIDARQYKDETKAFDDRSTDVTIVNNIKGTSLVPISYGLSGGEWKRKPGTIESGQAGKMGTTSNAWLTGAGGWVKYQVQDDGTILTFKWNNPYTGKNSYSVNSSDKDYFFTTKGTGKGNNATMTWNVNRKSSMKDHLLIIAADPQAWRLDYGDPNSTANRDPWIKTNTKVAQAIKSHRADFHLVNGDLTEFGRPKTYTDYKNVYNIPNLYEGLGNHDYANNVGDCTLIGTISRDSCAMSAVTRMLSEINKYETQLPNFNKDVTDKFISSFPGVQPTRFIEGSLSYSWDYGDIHYVQLQNFPIYTVHMSDVYFSINITKSLDWLEKDLKAAADRGKTTILNFHDARRHVGDHDSHFIKPENIQDLTKFKSILARYDIAAIFVGHTHVQSFCQAKDDKVFGNIPVYTAGALYRGDYYLLDVKGKSVNVKAYNGKNGTGVVVRNLGFIGDNQSFSNTCSNL, from the coding sequence ATGAATTATAAATATATTGCAATCACGATGATTGCTTTTATTATCTCTGGTTGTACGAGTTTTCATTCCGAAAATACAAAAAACATGTTTATTGATGCTCGACAATATAAGGATGAAACAAAAGCATTTGATGATCGTTCAACAGATGTAACTATTGTCAACAATATTAAGGGTACTTCCCTGGTCCCAATTAGTTACGGACTTAGTGGTGGAGAATGGAAGAGAAAACCTGGTACCATAGAATCTGGCCAAGCAGGAAAAATGGGTACAACATCTAATGCTTGGCTTACTGGAGCCGGAGGATGGGTTAAATATCAAGTACAAGATGATGGGACTATTTTAACATTTAAATGGAACAATCCATATACGGGAAAGAATAGTTATTCTGTAAATTCATCCGATAAAGATTACTTTTTTACGACTAAGGGTACCGGAAAAGGTAATAACGCAACAATGACTTGGAATGTCAATAGAAAATCTTCAATGAAAGATCATTTGCTTATAATAGCAGCTGATCCACAAGCATGGCGTTTGGATTACGGTGATCCTAACTCAACGGCAAATAGAGACCCGTGGATAAAAACAAATACGAAGGTTGCACAAGCGATAAAGTCACACCGGGCTGACTTTCATCTAGTAAATGGTGATTTGACTGAATTTGGTCGACCAAAAACCTATACTGATTATAAAAATGTATATAACATTCCCAATTTATATGAAGGGTTAGGTAACCATGATTATGCAAATAATGTTGGTGATTGCACCCTTATTGGAACTATTAGTCGAGATTCGTGCGCTATGAGTGCAGTTACTAGAATGTTATCGGAAATAAATAAATACGAAACTCAATTACCCAATTTCAACAAAGACGTAACTGATAAATTTATTTCTTCATTTCCCGGTGTTCAACCAACTCGCTTTATCGAAGGGAGTTTAAGTTATTCATGGGATTACGGAGATATTCATTATGTACAACTGCAAAATTTTCCAATTTATACTGTTCATATGAGTGATGTCTACTTTAGCATAAATATAACAAAGTCTCTGGACTGGCTAGAAAAAGATTTAAAAGCTGCTGCTGACAGGGGCAAGACTACAATTTTAAATTTCCATGACGCTCGTCGGCATGTCGGTGATCATGATTCACATTTTATTAAACCCGAAAACATCCAAGATTTGACAAAATTTAAATCAATTCTTGCACGTTATGATATCGCAGCAATATTTGTAGGGCATACCCATGTACAAAGTTTTTGCCAAGCAAAAGACGATAAAGTATTCGGAAATATACCTGTATACACTGCTGGAGCTCTCTATAGGGGAGATTATTATCTCTTAGATGTAAAAGGAAAATCAGTTAACGTCAAAGCTTATAATGGAAAGAACGGCACGGGTGTCGTGGTGCGTAATTTAGGCTTTATAGGGGATAACCAAAGCTTTTCTAATACTTGCAGTAATTTATAG
- a CDS encoding lambda exonuclease family protein encodes MNVAVINESHTYKIKLITEHLTGKTVSSYETPAMRWGNEHEHRAIEEYSFIYDTPVTRCGFIPHPTIEMAGASPDGLIGNDGLVEVKCPQETTHVRFLRDSKIKPEYILQMQFQMACTGRKWCDFVSFNPLFTNQATHLRVKTLRIPRDDEQIELINKAVETFLAEIEQDMQFLTQAA; translated from the coding sequence ATGAATGTTGCAGTAATTAATGAAAGTCACACCTACAAAATCAAACTCATTACAGAACACTTAACAGGCAAAACAGTATCATCTTATGAAACACCTGCCATGCGATGGGGAAATGAACATGAACACAGGGCAATTGAAGAATACAGCTTCATTTATGATACCCCTGTCACACGATGTGGATTTATTCCTCACCCAACAATTGAAATGGCAGGCGCTAGTCCTGATGGTCTCATTGGAAATGATGGCCTTGTAGAAGTCAAATGCCCTCAAGAAACAACACATGTACGTTTTTTACGAGATAGTAAAATCAAACCTGAATATATCTTACAAATGCAATTTCAAATGGCTTGTACAGGGCGAAAATGGTGTGATTTTGTCAGTTTTAATCCATTGTTCACCAATCAAGCAACTCATTTGCGTGTAAAGACGCTACGCATCCCACGTGATGATGAACAGATTGAGCTCATCAATAAAGCTGTTGAAACATTTTTAGCAGAAATAGAACAAGATATGCAATTCTTGACACAAGCTGCTTAA
- a CDS encoding alpha/beta hydrolase — MKIFLKYIVFFICTTLLTACSNQRAVLWHGINATPSMIAAQQEVEGGSIPPKAIVPVYVATSRMTQDSYSQPYGAGRSSKVHYNRVDVGIPQQHMKGIVEKNAYKPSLDKYFTAVALQRYDNKERFKQQLNLALAKKPKGKKEIFLFIHGYNNNFADGTFRTAQFSYDYSLDAVAVHYSWPSAGSVPFYIYDRDSANFARDGLIELLTVISETTADQISVVAHSMGNFVIMEAFRTLALQKKYKPIYRITSFLMAAPDIDLDVFERQLYDIKKLPHPTAILVSRKDKALALSRRLTGGHARVGDGSSIEILRKNKIAVLDFSNVDGGAHSVFASSPTLMALSREGSLASAIMQGTELSPSQEIFADSGHILKKTTDFILFAPVHLLSPLTDY; from the coding sequence ATGAAAATATTTTTAAAATACATAGTATTTTTTATTTGCACCACATTGCTTACAGCATGTAGCAACCAGCGTGCTGTACTTTGGCATGGGATAAATGCAACGCCATCTATGATTGCTGCACAACAAGAAGTGGAAGGTGGATCGATTCCTCCCAAAGCTATCGTTCCAGTGTATGTTGCAACAAGCCGCATGACCCAAGACAGTTATTCTCAACCTTATGGGGCAGGGCGGTCAAGTAAAGTACACTATAATCGTGTTGATGTAGGAATTCCTCAACAGCATATGAAAGGTATCGTTGAAAAAAACGCGTATAAACCCAGCCTCGATAAATATTTTACAGCAGTAGCTTTGCAGCGATATGATAATAAAGAGCGGTTTAAACAGCAATTAAATCTTGCGTTAGCCAAAAAACCAAAAGGAAAAAAAGAAATTTTCCTTTTTATTCATGGTTATAATAATAATTTTGCAGATGGTACATTCCGCACAGCTCAATTTTCTTATGATTATTCTTTAGATGCAGTTGCTGTACATTATTCGTGGCCTTCTGCTGGATCTGTGCCTTTTTATATTTATGATCGTGATAGCGCTAATTTTGCACGTGACGGGTTAATAGAGCTTTTAACAGTTATCAGTGAAACAACAGCTGATCAGATTTCGGTTGTTGCGCATTCTATGGGCAATTTTGTTATCATGGAAGCATTCAGAACTTTAGCTTTGCAGAAAAAATATAAACCAATTTATCGTATTACAAGTTTCTTAATGGCTGCACCAGATATTGATCTTGATGTATTTGAGCGTCAGCTTTACGATATTAAAAAATTACCTCACCCAACAGCTATTTTAGTATCTCGTAAGGATAAAGCTCTCGCTTTGTCAAGACGTCTTACAGGTGGGCATGCTCGTGTAGGGGATGGTTCAAGCATTGAAATATTGCGCAAGAATAAAATAGCAGTTTTAGATTTTTCTAATGTTGATGGGGGGGCGCATAGTGTGTTTGCATCTTCACCGACATTAATGGCTCTTTCTCGAGAAGGTTCTCTAGCTTCAGCGATTATGCAGGGTACGGAATTATCACCGAGTCAAGAGATCTTTGCTGATAGTGGTCATATTTTGAAAAAAACAACAGACTTTATTCTTTTTGCACCTGTACATCTTTTATCTCCTTTAACTGATTATTAA
- the dut gene encoding dUTP diphosphatase: MSHPSSISSHPSQKLALSVERLAHGQNLDLPQYATAGSTGLDLRAALAENETIVLAPGQRALIPTGLIFHLSPGYEAQIRPRSGLALKHGITCLNTPGTIDSDYRGEVKVLLINLGQEDFLIQRGMRIAQTVIAPVIQVDVRVIEPNQKNTPCKGHEANHTQERGTGGFGSTGHD; encoded by the coding sequence ATGTCTCATCCTTCCTCCATCTCATCTCACCCCTCACAAAAGCTTGCCCTATCGGTAGAGCGCCTTGCCCACGGGCAAAATTTAGATCTTCCCCAATATGCCACAGCTGGTTCTACTGGCCTTGACTTGCGTGCAGCTTTGGCAGAAAATGAAACAATCGTTTTAGCCCCTGGCCAGCGCGCCCTCATCCCCACAGGTTTAATTTTTCACCTCTCACCTGGCTATGAAGCACAAATACGTCCACGCTCTGGCTTGGCTTTAAAACATGGCATCACATGCTTAAATACCCCCGGAACAATTGATAGTGACTACCGCGGTGAAGTAAAAGTTCTGCTCATCAATCTAGGGCAAGAAGACTTCCTCATTCAACGTGGAATGCGCATTGCACAAACAGTTATCGCACCCGTTATTCAAGTTGATGTGCGTGTCATCGAACCAAATCAGAAAAACACCCCATGCAAAGGGCATGAAGCAAACCACACTCAAGAGCGCGGAACAGGCGGCTTTGGCTCAACAGGGCATGATTAA
- a CDS encoding helix-turn-helix transcriptional regulator: MIFDDGDRYVTTRECAQLFNVSTTTIRNWVIRGVFLQPYKLGKSVR; encoded by the coding sequence ATGATATTTGATGATGGCGATAGATATGTCACGACACGTGAATGTGCACAGCTTTTTAATGTGTCAACAACAACGATTCGCAATTGGGTGATACGAGGAGTATTTCTCCAACCATATAAGCTTGGTAAGTCAGTAAGATAG
- a CDS encoding type II toxin-antitoxin system YafQ family toxin translates to MICAKLLKALVNNQPLEPRHRDHVLIRNWSDFRECFI, encoded by the coding sequence ATGATTTGCGCAAAATTATTGAAAGCATTAGTGAATAATCAACCGTTAGAACCGCGGCATCGTGATCATGTATTAATCAGAAATTGGAGTGATTTCCGAGAGTGTTTTATTTGA
- a CDS encoding YqaA family protein, with translation MILNKLKAWVVSLAQRRTAPHWLGLIAFFESSFFPVPADALCIPMALVRPQKAYHYALIGTVCSTLGGVFGWIIGFYAYDTIAKPILEFYGKYESFQTFQNDATLKFLIILLITSGLFHFPPIKLVTLLSGLMGVSLPLFIIICLLARGTRFYFFAWFIQRFGQKTLDLLFRHFTWFVPIGLILVLLTYNLLIYKLYSAF, from the coding sequence ATGATATTAAATAAATTAAAGGCATGGGTGGTATCGTTAGCACAGCGTCGCACAGCACCACATTGGCTTGGGTTAATTGCTTTTTTTGAAAGTTCCTTTTTTCCAGTTCCCGCTGATGCCTTGTGCATTCCAATGGCACTTGTGCGCCCGCAAAAAGCCTATCACTATGCGCTCATTGGCACAGTGTGTTCTACTTTAGGGGGGGTGTTTGGCTGGATTATAGGTTTTTATGCCTATGACACCATCGCCAAACCGATTTTAGAATTCTACGGTAAATATGAAAGTTTTCAGACATTTCAAAATGATGCAACATTAAAATTTCTCATAATTTTATTAATCACATCAGGGCTTTTCCATTTTCCACCCATCAAGCTTGTCACGCTTTTATCAGGGCTCATGGGGGTATCTCTCCCGCTTTTTATCATTATCTGTCTCTTAGCACGCGGAACTCGTTTTTATTTTTTTGCCTGGTTTATTCAACGTTTTGGTCAAAAAACGCTCGATTTGCTTTTTCGTCACTTCACATGGTTTGTACCCATTGGTCTAATTCTTGTCTTGTTAACCTATAATCTATTAATCTATAAATTGTATTCTGCTTTTTGA
- a CDS encoding type II toxin-antitoxin system RelE/ParE family toxin has product MVIETFADKRCKELLEGKLPKGFPEALMRMAQRKLFMLDKAVNLKDLRSPPGNRLETLKGNHHGQYSIRINNQFRICFEWRSNGSYKVEIVDYH; this is encoded by the coding sequence TTGGTAATTGAAACCTTTGCGGATAAGCGATGTAAGGAACTTCTGGAAGGTAAGCTACCGAAAGGTTTTCCAGAGGCTTTGATGCGTATGGCCCAAAGAAAATTATTTATGCTCGATAAAGCAGTTAATCTTAAAGATCTACGTAGCCCCCCGGGAAATCGCTTAGAAACATTAAAAGGTAATCACCATGGTCAATATTCTATCCGTATCAACAACCAATTTCGTATTTGTTTTGAGTGGCGTTCTAATGGTTCTTATAAAGTTGAAATTGTAGATTATCATTGA
- a CDS encoding disulfide bond formation protein B, whose protein sequence is MSASLSCQCFIKKHFLHKQSNKEQSLWAFFLAFCLAATLGIALSFEIIGGYLPCHLCLIERLPYYGALPLLVIAGLLAWASFLPSLIRFLFICVFVLMATSLGLAIYHTGVEYHFWPAPAHCSLNTTISTTDINQLFTSLEKPPASASCSQVPARFLFLSFAGWNVLASLLCMLTSMYVASKGLLSNDDEK, encoded by the coding sequence ATGAGTGCCTCTTTGTCTTGCCAATGTTTTATTAAAAAACATTTTCTTCACAAACAAAGCAATAAAGAACAAAGCTTATGGGCCTTTTTTCTTGCTTTTTGTCTTGCCGCCACACTGGGTATCGCACTAAGTTTTGAAATTATCGGTGGTTATCTTCCATGCCACTTATGCCTAATTGAGCGCCTTCCCTATTATGGCGCTCTCCCACTATTAGTTATAGCAGGCCTTTTGGCGTGGGCTTCTTTCCTTCCCTCTCTAATACGATTCTTATTTATATGTGTTTTTGTGCTCATGGCAACAAGCCTTGGACTTGCAATCTATCATACCGGTGTTGAATATCATTTTTGGCCAGCACCAGCCCACTGCAGCCTAAATACAACAATATCCACAACAGATATAAACCAGCTTTTTACTTCACTTGAAAAGCCCCCAGCATCTGCCTCTTGTTCTCAAGTACCAGCGCGCTTTCTTTTTTTGTCATTTGCTGGGTGGAACGTCCTTGCCAGTTTGTTGTGCATGCTCACCAGTATGTATGTAGCATCCAAAGGGCTCCTCTCAAATGATGATGAAAAATAA